One genomic segment of Fervidobacterium pennivorans includes these proteins:
- a CDS encoding SpoIIE family protein phosphatase, translating to MLTSDIYYAQKNKSGEEVCGDTIKLKKTEEKTVVSVSDGLGSGIKASILSTLTASMATTMVLNDVPISEVFSSIISTLPTCKVRGISYATLATCYVNHVNGDCHIFEYDFPVVLFYREGEFVELKKKVHEIQGRKVLESSIQVKPGDIVFLMTDGISQAGMGSIKYPFGFGVDNIRKELKNLLDNKVDLHSITKHLVRLAEALDRDTKGDDATVCAIKIRERRNLTIMVGPPENKENDKIVVEKLMSAEGKKVICGGTTSQIVEKILGKKVEIDFSSISEYSPPIGYMEGVDLVTEGIITLSQVFRYYENQDSTLGVGAQKLIDLLDESDVITFFVGRAINPAHQNPLFSHDISLKFRLIHDISQILEKRGKVVKIEYY from the coding sequence ATGTTGACAAGTGATATATATTACGCACAAAAGAATAAGAGTGGAGAAGAAGTTTGCGGCGATACGATAAAATTGAAAAAGACCGAAGAAAAAACAGTTGTAAGTGTATCAGATGGACTAGGTAGCGGAATAAAGGCAAGTATACTTTCAACTTTGACCGCTTCCATGGCTACAACGATGGTACTCAACGATGTACCTATTTCTGAAGTCTTTTCATCTATTATTTCAACACTTCCAACGTGTAAAGTTCGAGGAATAAGCTACGCAACACTAGCCACTTGTTATGTTAACCATGTGAATGGAGATTGTCATATCTTTGAATACGATTTTCCTGTAGTTCTCTTTTACAGAGAAGGTGAGTTTGTTGAGCTTAAAAAGAAAGTGCACGAAATACAGGGTAGAAAAGTCCTCGAAAGCAGTATTCAAGTCAAACCTGGTGATATCGTTTTTTTGATGACAGATGGCATTTCACAGGCAGGTATGGGTAGCATTAAGTACCCATTTGGTTTTGGGGTAGATAACATTAGGAAAGAATTGAAGAATTTACTCGACAACAAGGTTGATTTGCATAGTATCACCAAACATCTTGTTAGACTTGCAGAAGCACTTGACAGAGACACAAAAGGCGATGATGCAACCGTCTGTGCTATAAAAATTAGGGAGAGAAGAAATCTGACAATCATGGTTGGACCGCCTGAAAACAAAGAGAATGACAAGATAGTTGTTGAGAAACTGATGAGTGCGGAAGGTAAAAAAGTGATTTGTGGTGGGACGACGAGTCAAATTGTTGAGAAAATACTTGGTAAAAAGGTTGAGATAGATTTCTCAAGTATATCAGAATATTCTCCACCCATAGGATATATGGAAGGTGTAGACCTTGTAACCGAAGGTATAATAACACTTTCACAGGTCTTCAGGTATTACGAAAACCAAGATTCAACTCTTGGCGTTGGTGCGCAAAAATTGATAGACCTGCTCGATGAATCTGATGTGATAACCTTTTTTGTTGGTAGGGCTATAAACCCCGCTCATCAAAATCCACTCTTTTCGCACGATATTTCACTCAAATTTAGGCTTATTCACGATATCTCTCAGATACTTGAGAAGCGTGGTAAAGTTGTTAAGATAGAGTATTATTGA
- a CDS encoding sensor histidine kinase — translation MKWKVSRSISKFIVIETSIFIPYFFLLKSVDFKDYYTPFVLSFVLINLCIFLYSVFSKVYRTEKKISKMLFYSVINIAYSIVLSVFVSESILKISYFQNSNLGVKDIYWIIILLISVSAANYLSALKERVRRLELEKELQNLHMELLRAKLNPHFVFNTFNFLAEAVRRNPVRAEEFTLRVSDYYREVLKFKKQWSLFEELDFIEKYLEIQKEMLLPIKFEYKITIQETVKDAIIPSGITQPVVENAIKYGIKINSGGIIEIHAGLENENVRIDILNTGSPQREIKPEHFGTGLSIVSQQLSFIEGKMSVNVENGLTIFSIHIPLIKSH, via the coding sequence ATGAAATGGAAAGTGAGTAGATCCATTTCTAAATTTATCGTAATCGAAACATCAATATTCATTCCCTACTTCTTTTTACTCAAATCAGTAGACTTCAAGGACTACTATACACCATTTGTGCTATCTTTTGTGCTGATAAACTTATGTATCTTCTTATACTCTGTCTTTTCAAAAGTCTACAGAACGGAGAAAAAAATATCTAAGATGTTGTTTTACTCCGTTATAAATATTGCATACAGCATTGTGTTAAGTGTATTTGTATCTGAGAGTATATTAAAAATTTCGTATTTCCAAAACAGTAATTTAGGAGTCAAAGACATATACTGGATAATTATCCTCTTAATATCCGTATCCGCTGCAAATTACCTCTCAGCTCTTAAGGAAAGGGTGAGAAGATTAGAATTGGAAAAGGAACTGCAAAATCTTCATATGGAACTACTGAGAGCGAAGCTAAACCCACACTTTGTATTTAATACATTCAACTTTCTTGCAGAAGCGGTCAGGCGAAATCCAGTGAGAGCAGAGGAATTCACTCTTAGAGTTTCCGATTATTACAGAGAAGTACTAAAATTTAAGAAACAGTGGTCGCTTTTTGAAGAGTTAGATTTCATAGAAAAGTACCTTGAAATACAAAAAGAAATGCTCCTACCGATTAAATTCGAATACAAAATAACAATTCAAGAGACAGTCAAAGATGCTATCATTCCTTCTGGTATTACTCAACCTGTTGTCGAAAATGCTATAAAATACGGTATTAAGATTAATTCCGGAGGAATTATAGAAATACATGCAGGCTTAGAGAATGAGAATGTACGAATCGATATACTTAACACAGGAAGCCCACAAAGAGAAATTAAACCAGAGCACTTTGGAACAGGTCTTTCTATAGTTAGTCAACAACTATCCTTTATTGAAGGTAAAATGTCGGTTAATGTGGAAAATGGTCTTACTATCTTTTCAATTCATATACCATTGATTAAATCGCATTGA